Proteins from one Methanobrevibacter thaueri genomic window:
- a CDS encoding AbrB/MazE/SpoVT family DNA-binding domain-containing protein, with protein sequence MLILATSKIQSNYQTTIPKEIRKNYDIDNDTVVEWAINENGNPEINFRKKRNFKDLVGAFKSDEKTNAVELKRSLYE encoded by the coding sequence ATGCTGATACTAGCTACAAGTAAAATTCAAAGCAATTACCAAACCACAATTCCAAAAGAAATAAGAAAAAATTATGATATTGACAATGACACTGTTGTAGAATGGGCCATCAATGAAAATGGAAATCCGGAAATAAATTTCAGAAAAAAAAGAAACTTTAAAGACTTAGTTGGTGCTTTTAAAAGTGATGAAAAAACCAATGCTGTAGAATTGAAAAGGAGTTTGTACGAATGA
- a CDS encoding type II toxin-antitoxin system VapC family toxin, which yields MRKVFLDTSFILAYVNSNDELHDNALRLEEAENILSQDCYINNNVLNEVLTLTGRKMNVDAAEEIYYGLIDSFEILNEYTIFNYTAKTFDIFKKIVGTNSKKTKLSFTDSSIILTMQESNITDLVSFDQQFKNFNEINLIGLNYL from the coding sequence ATGAGAAAAGTATTCCTAGATACATCTTTCATCCTAGCCTATGTCAATTCAAATGATGAATTGCATGATAATGCTTTAAGACTAGAAGAAGCGGAAAACATTCTCTCACAGGACTGCTATATTAACAATAACGTGTTGAACGAAGTTTTAACATTAACTGGCAGGAAAATGAACGTTGACGCTGCTGAAGAAATATACTACGGCCTGATAGATAGCTTTGAAATACTAAATGAGTACACTATTTTCAACTACACTGCTAAAACATTTGACATCTTCAAAAAAATTGTTGGAACCAACAGTAAAAAGACAAAACTAAGTTTCACTGATTCAAGCATCATCCTAACCATGCAGGAATCAAACATTACTGATTTGGTCAGCTTTGATCAGCAATTCAAAAATTTCAATGAGATTAACCTAATTGGTTTGAATTATCTATAA
- a CDS encoding AAA family ATPase yields the protein MKNNPFRKRTGILPSYFTGRENELNELKKVYNSTKMGVPGHLILYGPKGIGKTSLLLKFQDEINHLDEVYSVRIPLMEGNFEDVYSLIIEKCSDTLDINIGHFWEKISSLGINIPFIGGVSVSREIPKTSPVVAFEKILNVIYDELGSDNPVLILLFDDLQRIMGNDETMKILSILQNALVELNLKGKNIMFVATGSEDIFNKIQDKLDSAVRIFEPYLIGPLSYSEVCDAIIIPSEKQGIVFEEDVLKEIYGLSNGIPYYMQILAYSCFEESNDDDEVTMIEFKRASRYSLNILAQREFKALFSKSTAEERKILCLMAESDETILSYSYIKDNANLNSEPSALLKNLVNKNMIIKPSRGKYKLKSNLFKLYLQNLRINQETGLIN from the coding sequence ATGAAAAATAATCCTTTTAGAAAACGAACTGGAATTTTGCCATCCTATTTTACTGGCCGTGAAAACGAATTAAATGAACTTAAAAAAGTATATAACTCAACTAAAATGGGAGTTCCGGGCCATTTAATATTATATGGACCAAAAGGAATTGGAAAAACATCTTTATTATTAAAATTTCAAGATGAAATAAATCATCTCGATGAAGTATATTCTGTTAGAATTCCTTTAATGGAAGGAAATTTTGAAGATGTTTACTCATTAATAATAGAAAAATGCTCTGACACATTAGATATTAATATTGGTCATTTTTGGGAGAAAATAAGCTCATTAGGCATTAATATCCCATTTATCGGTGGTGTATCAGTATCACGTGAAATTCCTAAAACCAGTCCTGTTGTAGCATTTGAAAAAATTTTAAACGTGATTTATGATGAGTTGGGCTCTGACAATCCTGTCTTAATCCTATTGTTTGATGATCTTCAAAGGATTATGGGCAATGATGAAACAATGAAAATATTAAGCATCTTGCAAAATGCACTTGTTGAATTAAATCTAAAAGGAAAAAACATAATGTTCGTAGCTACTGGATCAGAAGATATTTTCAATAAAATACAAGACAAACTTGACTCAGCAGTAAGGATATTCGAGCCTTATTTGATTGGACCATTATCTTATAGTGAAGTATGTGATGCTATAATCATTCCATCCGAAAAACAAGGTATAGTCTTTGAAGAGGATGTTTTAAAGGAAATATATGGATTATCTAATGGAATTCCATATTATATGCAAATTCTTGCTTACAGTTGTTTTGAAGAAAGTAATGACGATGATGAAGTAACTATGATTGAATTTAAAAGAGCTTCTAGGTATTCCTTAAACATTTTAGCTCAACGTGAGTTTAAAGCATTATTCAGCAAGTCTACTGCAGAAGAGCGAAAAATACTATGCCTAATGGCTGAAAGTGACGAAACAATTTTATCTTATTCCTATATCAAGGATAATGCCAATTTGAACTCTGAACCTTCTGCATTGTTAAAAAATTTAGTTAACAAAAATATGATAATCAAACCATCAAGAGGTAAATACAAATTAAAAAGTAATCTTTTCAAATTATATTTGCAAAATCTGAGGATTAATCAGGAAACAGGTTTAATTAACTAG